A single genomic interval of Alteromonas sp. CI.11.F.A3 harbors:
- a CDS encoding PhnD/SsuA/transferrin family substrate-binding protein — MPKVRIIATGRWIILLIAALVCGSAGYFSQKIEFIPVPPQTGRTLTCQTELQNNLDIFSVYVTDGSIANMALERLCDNKIIKRQFGQVRVIVGQSDYDTFRYINHGVVDLALIKRNVVDAFGADQIYGLTLIASHPNYSAFFISQREKPLLEKEYLLGKRIGLLDYPSSRSGHIVPKTILQNLGLTENNVDIVYFNSHKDLRRALLAGEVDIISSYWAEEDEQILSKNYATPLLKSVSGMQWFLKMQMQNTDLLCAMQSVVKDIADSHSRPYYKTLVLVNGCSKDE, encoded by the coding sequence TTGCCAAAAGTCAGAATTATTGCTACCGGAAGGTGGATCATACTCCTTATTGCCGCACTTGTTTGCGGCAGCGCTGGCTATTTTTCACAGAAAATAGAATTTATTCCGGTGCCCCCTCAAACTGGTCGAACTTTAACCTGCCAAACCGAGTTACAAAACAACCTAGACATCTTTTCAGTGTATGTCACAGATGGCTCTATCGCGAATATGGCCTTAGAACGTTTATGCGATAACAAAATCATCAAAAGGCAATTTGGCCAAGTCAGGGTCATCGTCGGGCAAAGCGACTACGATACCTTTCGATATATAAACCATGGCGTGGTCGATTTAGCGTTGATTAAACGTAATGTAGTAGATGCCTTCGGTGCAGATCAAATTTATGGTTTAACTTTAATAGCATCGCACCCTAATTACAGCGCTTTCTTTATATCTCAACGTGAAAAGCCCCTGCTTGAAAAAGAGTACTTGCTTGGCAAACGAATTGGGCTGCTCGATTACCCTTCCAGCCGCTCAGGTCACATCGTTCCAAAAACCATACTTCAAAATCTTGGGTTAACTGAGAACAACGTAGACATTGTGTACTTCAATTCCCACAAAGATTTGCGCAGAGCATTGCTTGCGGGAGAAGTCGATATTATCTCATCGTATTGGGCTGAAGAAGATGAGCAAATTTTGTCTAAGAACTATGCTACCCCTCTACTAAAGAGCGTTAGCGGCATGCAATGGTTTTTAAAAATGCAAATGCAAAACACCGATTTACTTTGCGCCATGCAGTCTGTAGTGAAAGATATCGCCGATTCTCACTCACGCCCCTATTACAAAACTCTCGTTCTCGTGAATGGATGTAGCAAAGATGAGTAG
- a CDS encoding TonB-dependent receptor: MYSSAKLSRVAAAVALTVGLTTTAMAQVTSSDMNGQIVGPNGNPAVGTVVKVTHVPTGAVKSVTVNSAGTFNLRGLRVGGPYTVEIDSDEFADQTISDIYLELGEAATIQRTLESAANYENIVVTASQVGSLAFGQTGPSANFDLATLQQAPAINRDITDIVRIDPRIYVNEGGSGGIQCVGKSPRFNSLTVDGVRMNDLFGLNSNGYPTERMPFSFDAIEGVSVEIAPFDVIYGGFSACNISAVSKTGTNEVHGSAFYDYGSDSLRGDSLEGDDINLGSYTEKRYGFTVGAPLIKDKLFVFAAYEKLEGANTFDRGAIGSGAINEVALSQAQLEQIQSVSQSLYNFDAGTTPLSMPNEDEKLLVKLDWNINENHRFAFTYNYNDGNNFSESDGDADEFELSSHIYERGAELQSFVGVLYSDWTDKFSTEIRISRTELDNLQRSMYGDGTPGGNDFGEIKIELGNDTDDSSDDLTVFLGSDDSRQANDLDWEALSLMFRGNYYFDNGHALTFGYESDKLDIYNLFVQHSETSITFESLDDFANGTNAEIEYGYAYSGNLLDRAAEWGYTSHSTYAQDEFYLTDDLKVVAGLRYDWITTSDEPVGNVDFAIENGYDNTANLDGLSLLQPRVGLNYTVSDSTELRGGVGLFSGGNPNVWMTNNYQNTNVVGGEVDGEYANLFDGSVTWVNTEDGVTAGPGYSVPSDLDEAMSSGAGSNFESNNLDPGFEMPREWKISAGMTHINDEDYVFNLDFLLSVTQKQAMIKYVGLERVGTTDEGYPDYDSVGYGSLELTNSDEDSVSYSLTATMNKSWDNGITFTGGYNYSHAEDVQPMTSSVAFSNFQYRAFTDINEEVSSVSDWNIEHRFTADLRYTTELIDGYSTIFSAYAVAQSGRPFSYTISGNSVYGYTPYLEGNNVLPIGAERNDQTSPWWFKMDIAVRQNIPAFREDHSAQVYFVMNNFTNFINDEWGILEEVNFNTAALGTSSPESRQGDASLWEMRVGIDYRF, from the coding sequence ATGTACTCATCAGCTAAGCTCAGCCGCGTTGCTGCAGCAGTTGCACTAACAGTGGGTCTAACCACGACTGCAATGGCTCAAGTAACGTCTTCAGATATGAATGGCCAGATAGTCGGTCCAAACGGCAACCCTGCTGTTGGAACCGTAGTTAAAGTAACTCACGTACCAACTGGTGCGGTTAAATCAGTCACGGTAAATAGTGCTGGTACATTTAACCTTCGTGGTTTACGTGTAGGTGGTCCTTACACTGTTGAAATCGACTCAGATGAATTCGCAGATCAAACTATCAGCGACATTTACCTAGAACTTGGTGAAGCGGCAACTATCCAAAGAACACTTGAATCTGCAGCTAACTACGAAAATATCGTAGTAACCGCTTCTCAAGTAGGTAGCTTGGCATTCGGTCAAACTGGTCCTTCAGCAAACTTTGACTTGGCAACACTTCAACAAGCGCCAGCGATCAACCGTGATATCACTGATATCGTTCGTATTGACCCTCGTATCTATGTGAATGAAGGCGGTAGCGGTGGTATCCAGTGTGTTGGTAAAAGCCCACGTTTTAACAGTTTGACTGTTGATGGCGTTCGCATGAATGACCTTTTCGGTCTTAACTCGAACGGTTACCCTACAGAAAGAATGCCTTTCTCTTTTGACGCTATCGAAGGTGTGTCAGTAGAAATTGCTCCTTTTGATGTAATCTACGGCGGTTTCTCTGCGTGTAACATCAGTGCAGTAAGTAAAACAGGTACCAACGAAGTTCACGGTTCTGCGTTCTACGACTATGGTAGCGACAGCCTACGTGGTGACTCTCTTGAAGGTGATGATATCAACCTTGGTAGTTACACTGAAAAACGTTACGGCTTCACAGTGGGTGCACCGCTGATTAAAGATAAGCTATTTGTTTTTGCTGCTTACGAAAAACTAGAAGGCGCGAACACATTTGACCGTGGTGCCATTGGTTCTGGCGCAATTAATGAAGTAGCGCTTTCACAAGCACAACTTGAGCAGATTCAATCTGTTTCTCAGTCATTGTATAACTTTGATGCTGGTACAACGCCACTTAGCATGCCTAACGAAGATGAAAAGCTTCTTGTTAAGTTAGACTGGAACATCAACGAAAACCACCGTTTTGCGTTTACCTATAACTACAACGATGGTAACAACTTCTCAGAATCTGACGGCGACGCAGATGAGTTTGAACTATCAAGCCACATCTACGAGCGTGGCGCAGAGCTACAATCATTTGTTGGTGTACTTTACTCAGACTGGACAGACAAATTCTCGACTGAAATTCGTATTTCTCGCACTGAGCTAGATAACCTACAGCGTTCTATGTACGGTGACGGCACTCCAGGCGGCAACGATTTCGGCGAAATCAAAATCGAACTTGGTAATGACACAGATGATTCTTCTGATGATTTAACCGTTTTCTTAGGTTCTGATGACAGTCGTCAAGCGAACGACCTAGATTGGGAAGCGCTTAGCCTAATGTTCCGTGGTAACTATTACTTCGACAACGGCCACGCGTTAACTTTCGGTTACGAGAGCGACAAACTAGATATCTACAACCTTTTCGTTCAGCACTCTGAAACATCTATTACTTTTGAAAGCCTAGATGATTTCGCTAACGGAACTAATGCAGAAATTGAATACGGTTATGCTTATTCTGGCAACCTATTAGACCGTGCTGCAGAGTGGGGTTACACGTCACACTCTACTTACGCACAAGATGAGTTCTATCTTACTGATGATTTAAAAGTTGTTGCTGGTTTACGTTATGACTGGATTACAACATCAGACGAGCCTGTTGGAAACGTTGATTTCGCAATTGAGAACGGTTACGACAATACGGCTAACCTAGATGGACTTAGCTTGCTACAACCACGTGTTGGCCTTAACTACACAGTAAGTGATTCAACTGAACTACGTGGTGGTGTTGGCTTGTTCTCAGGCGGTAACCCGAACGTATGGATGACAAACAACTATCAAAACACCAATGTTGTTGGTGGTGAAGTTGATGGTGAATACGCCAACTTATTCGACGGCAGTGTTACATGGGTTAACACAGAAGACGGCGTAACTGCTGGTCCTGGTTACTCAGTACCTTCTGATTTAGACGAAGCAATGTCTTCTGGTGCAGGTAGTAACTTTGAAAGTAACAACCTAGATCCAGGCTTCGAAATGCCTCGCGAATGGAAAATTTCTGCGGGTATGACTCACATCAATGACGAAGACTACGTATTTAACTTAGATTTCCTTCTAAGTGTGACGCAGAAACAAGCCATGATTAAATATGTGGGTCTTGAGCGTGTAGGTACAACTGACGAAGGTTACCCTGATTATGATTCAGTAGGTTACGGTTCACTTGAACTGACTAACTCTGATGAAGATTCAGTGTCTTACTCACTAACAGCGACCATGAACAAGTCTTGGGATAACGGTATTACTTTCACCGGTGGTTATAACTACAGCCACGCTGAAGATGTACAACCAATGACGAGTTCAGTAGCGTTCTCTAACTTCCAGTACAGAGCATTTACTGACATTAACGAAGAAGTATCTTCAGTGTCTGATTGGAATATCGAGCACCGCTTTACTGCTGACCTTCGTTACACCACTGAACTTATCGACGGTTACAGCACTATCTTCTCTGCTTACGCAGTAGCGCAGTCTGGTCGTCCGTTTAGTTACACCATCAGTGGTAACTCTGTATATGGCTACACGCCATACCTTGAAGGTAACAACGTGTTACCGATTGGTGCAGAGCGTAACGACCAAACTAGCCCTTGGTGGTTCAAAATGGATATCGCAGTTAGACAAAATATTCCTGCGTTCCGTGAAGATCACTCAGCTCAGGTTTACTTCGTAATGAATAACTTCACCAACTTCATCAATGATGAATGGGGTATTTTGGAAGAAGTTAACTTCAATACTGCTGCGCTAGGTACATCATCTCCTGAAAGTCGTCAGGGTGATGCATCACTTTGGGAAATGCGTGTAGGTATTGACTACCGCTTCTAA
- a CDS encoding type 1 glutamine amidotransferase domain-containing protein, with the protein MSKHILMVMTSHELLGDTGNKTGMWLEEFASPYYAFKDAGYTITLASPMGGQVPIDPNSLADDAMTDDAIRYTKDEVARSAMSSTIVLEDVRADEFDAVFYPGGHGPLWDLSDNTHSTMLIEDMIKAQKPVGAVCHAPIVLKEVKRADGEFFINGKTVTGFSNSEEEAMELTEVVPYLVEDALISKGGKYESTEDFGVKVCVDGLLVTGQNPASSGPAAEALIKLLS; encoded by the coding sequence ATGTCGAAACATATATTGATGGTAATGACCTCACATGAATTATTAGGTGATACAGGCAATAAAACAGGAATGTGGCTGGAAGAGTTCGCGTCACCTTATTACGCGTTCAAGGATGCAGGGTATACCATCACCTTAGCTTCACCTATGGGCGGCCAAGTGCCAATCGACCCCAATAGCTTGGCAGATGATGCCATGACCGACGATGCTATCCGTTATACAAAAGATGAGGTAGCACGAAGCGCAATGTCTTCAACAATTGTGTTGGAAGATGTTCGAGCAGATGAGTTTGATGCTGTGTTCTATCCGGGCGGCCACGGCCCGCTGTGGGACTTATCTGACAATACCCACTCCACAATGCTAATTGAAGATATGATCAAAGCACAGAAGCCTGTAGGCGCTGTTTGCCATGCGCCTATCGTGCTTAAAGAAGTAAAACGTGCCGATGGCGAATTTTTCATTAACGGGAAAACCGTTACTGGCTTTTCGAATAGTGAAGAAGAGGCAATGGAATTAACCGAGGTTGTGCCTTACTTAGTTGAAGATGCACTCATTAGTAAGGGCGGTAAGTACGAGAGTACAGAGGACTTTGGCGTTAAAGTGTGTGTTGATGGTCTTTTGGTGACGGGGCAAAACCCAGCATCATCAGGACCCGCAGCAGAAGCGCTTATTAAGCTACTGTCGTAG